Below is a window of Fusobacterium perfoetens DNA.
TGAGAGATCGTAAGTAGGGAGGTATAAATGGTAGGAAAAGTAAGAGTACACGAATTAGCTAAAAAATATGAGATGGGAAATAAAGATTTCTTAAGCTTACTTCAAGAATTAGGGATAGAGGTTTCATCTCATTTAGCAGGACTTACAGAAGAACAAGTTGATAAGATAAAAAACCACTTTGTTAAAGAAGAACCAGAAGATGATGATGAAGAGGTTGCTGATCATAAGAAAAAGAAAAAATCTAAAAATAAATTAAAAACTAAAAAAAATGACGATTCTGAAGATAAAAAAGAAAAAAATAAGAAAAAGAAAAAAGGTAGAAGGACAGACTTTGTAGTTAAAAAAGTTGAGTCTGAAGCTGGAAAAGTTATCGAAGAAGACGGAATTAAAATAATAAAAATGAAAGGTGAAATGACTTTAGGTGATTTTGCTGAAAAATTAAATGTAAACAGTTCTGAAATCATAAAAAAATTATTTATGAAAGGAAAAATGTTTACTATAAACAGTCCTTTAGGAATCGAATTAGCTGAAGAGATTGCAGCTGATTATGATGTATTAGTAGAGGAAGAAGTAGAAGAAGAATTAGCATTTGGAGATAAATTTGCTCTTGAAATAGAAGATAAAGAATCTGACCTTGAAGAGAGAGCTCCAGTTATAACAATAATGGGACACGTTGACCACGGTAAAACTTCATTACTTGACGCCATAAGAAGTACACAAGTAGTTGAGGGAGAAGCTGGAGGAATTACACAAAAAATTGGTGCTTATCAAGTAGTAAAAAATGGAAAGAAAATAACTTTTGTTGATACTCCAGGTCACGAAGCTTTTACAGATATGAGAGCTAGAGGAGCACAAGTAACAGATATAGCTATATTAGTAGTAGCTGCTGATGACGGAGTAATGCCTCAAACAATAGAAGCAATATCTCACGCAAAAGCTGCCAATGTACCAATTATAGTTGCTATCAACAAAATTGATAAACCTGAAGCAAACCCAATGAGAGTAAAACAAGAACTTATGGAACACGAACTTGTTTCTGTTGAGTGGGGAGGAGACGTAGAGTTTGTTGAAGTATCAGCAAAAGCTAAAATAAATCTAGATGTATTACTAGAAACAATTCTACTTACAGCGGAGATCTTAGAATTAAAAGCTAACCCTAAAAAAAGAGGAAAAGCTGTTGTTCTTGAATCAAAACTTGATTCAAAAGTTGGACCAGTTGCTGACATTTTAATTCAAGAGGGAAATATCAAAATCGGTGACGTTGTAGTTGCTGGAGAATCTTATGGAAAAGTAAGAGCAATCATCGACGACAAAGGAAATAAAATAAACAGAGGGGAGATGTCTCAACCAGTTGAGATAATCGGATTCAACAGCGTTCCAGATGCTGGAAATACTGTTTATGTAATTCAAAATGAGCAACACGCAAAAAGAATAGTTGAAGAGATGGCAAAAGAAAGAAGACTTGGAGAACAATCTAAGAGAACTATAACTCTTGAGTCATTATCTGAAAGTTTAGAAAATCAAGAAGTAAGAGAACTTAACTTAGTAGTAAGAGCAGACTCTAAAGGTTCAGCTCAAGCGTTAAAAGATTCATTAATGAAACTTAATAACAACGAAGTTGCAGTTAATATTATCCAATCAGCTCCAGGAGCTATCACAGAAAGTGATATTAAACTTGCAGAAGTATCTCAAGCTATCATCATTGGATTTAACGTAAGACCTACAACAAAAGCTATAAAAGAAGCTGAAACTTCTGGAATAGAAATCAGAACTTCTTCAATAATTTACGAAATTATAGAAGACGTTGAAAAAGCTTTAACGGGTATGTTAAAACCAGAATTTAAAGAACAATACTTAGGAAGAATAGAGATAAAACAAATATTCAGAGTGGCAAAAGTTGGAAACGTTGCTGGTTGTGTTGTTGTTGACGGAAAAGTTAGAAGAGATTCTAATATAAGAATAGTAAGAAATGGTACAATCATATATGAAGGAAAACTTGCATCACTTAAGAGATTTAAAGATGACGCAAAAGAGGTTGTAGCAGGACAAGAGTGTGGACTTGGTATTGAAAACTTTAATGATATTAAAGATGGAGATATAGTAGAAGCATTCGATATGGTAGAAGTAAAAAGAACTCTATCAAAATAATAAAAAAACTAGTAAAGGAGGTTAGCTTAAATGAGAAAACAAAGATTAGCTGCCATAGAGAAAGAAGTAATGAGAGTTATATCTAAAACTTTACTAGAAGATGTAAAGAACCCTAAGGTAAAGGGACTAGTTTCTTTAGTAAAAGTTAGAGTAACTGAAGATTTAAAATTTGCAGACCTATATTTTACAATCTATTCTGGAGAAAATAATCAAGTGAATAGAGATAGAGTTGAAGAGGGTCTTAATGAGATAAAAGGATTTTTAAGAAAAAGAATATCTGAGGAGTTATCACTTAGATATGTTCCTGAAGTTAGAGTAAAAATAGATGATTCTATTGAGTATGCTGTAAAAATTTCAAAATTACTAGATGATCTAAAAAGTCAACAAGAGTAGGTTGATGTGAAGATGATATGGAAGGTAAGTGAAGTATCAGATTCTATCATAGAAGAAAAATCAAAGGAATGGGAAACATCAAAGATTTTGACAAAACTTTTACTGAATAAAAAGATTTTGGAGAAAGAGGAAGTAGAGAAATTTATTAATTCAGATATGTCACTACTAAGAGATCCTTTTGATTTTGAAAAAATGGAAGAAGCTGTTGAGAAAATCATAGATAAAAGAAATAAGAAACAAAAAGTATATATCTATGGAGATTATGATGTAGATGGAATAAGCGCAGCCTCTTTTCTGGTAAAAGTTTTTAGAGAAATAGGAATAGATACAGGATATTATATTCCTAGTAGAATGGAAGAAACTTATGGTTTTGATAAAAAATCAGCTGATTATATAAAAAGAAGAAATGGGAGGTTGGCTATAACTGTTGATACAGGAGCCAACTCCATTGAAGATATAAGATATGCAAAAAGTATTGGGATAGACCTTATAGTCACAGATCATCACAAATCTATCAAAGAAAAATTTGACGAAGAGTATGTGATGATAAACCCCAAACTGAGTGAGAACTATAAGTTCAAATATCTTTCTGGTGCTGGAGTGGCTTTGAAACTAGCACAAGCTCTACTAAAAAAACTAGGAAAGTCAGAAGATATATTGTACAAATATCTTGATATAGTAATGATAGGGACTGTGGCAGATGTAGTACCTATGATTGATGAAAATAGAATAATCATAAGCAACGGATTAAAAGTTTTAAAAGATACAAATGTAAAAGGTCTTACTTATCTTTTAAAGTATCTTAAGTTTCAAAATAAAAATATCACAACAACAGATGTAAGTTATTTTATATCGCCTCTTATA
It encodes the following:
- the recJ gene encoding single-stranded-DNA-specific exonuclease RecJ; protein product: MIWKVSEVSDSIIEEKSKEWETSKILTKLLLNKKILEKEEVEKFINSDMSLLRDPFDFEKMEEAVEKIIDKRNKKQKVYIYGDYDVDGISAASFLVKVFREIGIDTGYYIPSRMEETYGFDKKSADYIKRRNGRLAITVDTGANSIEDIRYAKSIGIDLIVTDHHKSIKEKFDEEYVMINPKLSENYKFKYLSGAGVALKLAQALLKKLGKSEDILYKYLDIVMIGTVADVVPMIDENRIIISNGLKVLKDTNVKGLTYLLKYLKFQNKNITTTDVSYFISPLINSLGRIGVSKVGADFFIEDDEFKIYNIIEEMKKMNKIRRKLEKKIYDEALEFLEKRDKTKELEYIFLSSKEWHPGVIGVVSSRLSIKYEVPVVLVATSKGVGKASCRSVAGINIFNIFTKIKDRLIRYGGHDLAAGFIAKADELHNIERLFSEEVKKIDKEKEDKIINVDMELPITSIDEELINDMKSLSPYGLENLQPLFVDKDIKIKWIEKFGVEDRHFNGMLEKDGKDFSFIAFNLSNEIKKIDLDKKVDIVYYPEKINIKGRDRYNIRIKSIKQ
- the rbfA gene encoding 30S ribosome-binding factor RbfA encodes the protein MRKQRLAAIEKEVMRVISKTLLEDVKNPKVKGLVSLVKVRVTEDLKFADLYFTIYSGENNQVNRDRVEEGLNEIKGFLRKRISEELSLRYVPEVRVKIDDSIEYAVKISKLLDDLKSQQE
- the infB gene encoding translation initiation factor IF-2; its protein translation is MVGKVRVHELAKKYEMGNKDFLSLLQELGIEVSSHLAGLTEEQVDKIKNHFVKEEPEDDDEEVADHKKKKKSKNKLKTKKNDDSEDKKEKNKKKKKGRRTDFVVKKVESEAGKVIEEDGIKIIKMKGEMTLGDFAEKLNVNSSEIIKKLFMKGKMFTINSPLGIELAEEIAADYDVLVEEEVEEELAFGDKFALEIEDKESDLEERAPVITIMGHVDHGKTSLLDAIRSTQVVEGEAGGITQKIGAYQVVKNGKKITFVDTPGHEAFTDMRARGAQVTDIAILVVAADDGVMPQTIEAISHAKAANVPIIVAINKIDKPEANPMRVKQELMEHELVSVEWGGDVEFVEVSAKAKINLDVLLETILLTAEILELKANPKKRGKAVVLESKLDSKVGPVADILIQEGNIKIGDVVVAGESYGKVRAIIDDKGNKINRGEMSQPVEIIGFNSVPDAGNTVYVIQNEQHAKRIVEEMAKERRLGEQSKRTITLESLSESLENQEVRELNLVVRADSKGSAQALKDSLMKLNNNEVAVNIIQSAPGAITESDIKLAEVSQAIIIGFNVRPTTKAIKEAETSGIEIRTSSIIYEIIEDVEKALTGMLKPEFKEQYLGRIEIKQIFRVAKVGNVAGCVVVDGKVRRDSNIRIVRNGTIIYEGKLASLKRFKDDAKEVVAGQECGLGIENFNDIKDGDIVEAFDMVEVKRTLSK